A genomic window from Anguilla rostrata isolate EN2019 chromosome 14, ASM1855537v3, whole genome shotgun sequence includes:
- the med15 gene encoding mediator of RNA polymerase II transcription subunit 15 isoform X5, with amino-acid sequence MQPIGQQQQHQQQQFQQYQAQQQQNAMQQQQTAMQQQNTMQQQQNAMQQQFQAQQQQQQQQQQQLLQLQQQLQQQAQQQQQQAQNQQQQQQQNPQQLRLQQQQQFVQAQIQQQQAQAQIQQQQAQTQAQAQAQAQAQAQAQAQAQAQAQAQAQAQAQAQAQAQAQAQAQAQAQAQALQQLQSQHQAQAQQQQHMVQPPQGSQPPSAQLPPHSQQQAMAPQSLAGQMAAQHMSSLGPQHQQQLKALQQARAIQQQQQQQQQAAQQQAAAQAQHTAAGPGQMMMARSGMTRLPRVNQAAAIPPNSAAMGGQQMQQQVQQHQMMSSPSPVQVQTPQSMPPPPQPQPSPQPPTSQPNSVSSGPTPSPGGFQPSPSPQPSQSPATARTPQNYGVPSPGPLNTPGNPSSVMSPAGASQTEEQQYLEKLKQLSKYIEPLRRMINKIDKNEDRKKDLSKMKSLLDILTDPSKRCPLKTLQKCEIALEKLKNDMAVPTPPPPPVPSTKQQYLCQPLLDAVMANIRSPVFNHSLYRTFAPAMTAIHGPPITGPVIAARKRKHEDDDRQTIPNILQGEVARLNSKFLVNLDPSHCSNNGTVHLICKLDDKNLPSVPPLQLSIPADYPEQSPQWADHAQQYGANPFLQTVHRNMTSKLLQLPDKHSVTALLNTWAQSVRQACLSAA; translated from the exons ATGCAGCCAAtcgggcagcagcagcagcaccagcagcagcagttccaGCAGTACCaggcgcagcagcagcagaacgccatgcagcagcagcagacggccatgcagcagcagaacaccatgcagcagcagcagaacgcCATGCAGCAGCAGTTCCAGgcgcagcaacagcagcagcagcagcagcagcaacaactcctgcaactgcagcagcagctgcagcagcaggcgcaacagcagcagcagcaggcacagaaccagcagcagcagcagcagcagaatccCCAGCAG CTGcggctccagcagcagcagcaatttGTGCAGGCGCAGATCCAGCAACAGCAGGCACAGGCGcagatccagcagcagcaggcacagacgcaggcccaggcccaggcccaagCTCAGGCCCAGGCCCAAGCACAGGcccaggcacaggcacaggcacaggctcaGGCTCAGGCCCAAGCCCAGGCCCAAGCCCAGGCACAAGCCCAGGCACAAGCACAAGCGCAGGCCCAGGCGCaggccctgcagcagctgcagtcgCAGCACCAGGCGCaggcgcagcagcagcagcacatggTCCAGCCGCCGCAGGGCTCACAGCCCCCCTCCGCACAgctgcccccccactcccagcaGCAGGCCATGGCGCCCCAGTCTCTGGCCGGCCAGATGGCCGCCCAGCACATGAGCAGCCTGGGCcctcagcaccagcagcagctaaAGGCCTTACAG CAGGCTCGGGCcattcagcagcagcagcagcagcagcagcaggcggcgcagcagcaggcagcagcTCAGGCCCAGCACACCGCAGCAGGACCCGGGCAG ATGATGATGGCTCGATCTGGAATGACCCGGCTTCCCCGAGTCAACCAGGCCGCTGCTATTCCTCCCAACTCTGCTGCCATGGGAGGCCAGCAAATGCAACAG CAGGTCCAGCAGCATCAGATGATGTCATCGCCCTCTCCGGTACAGGTGCAGACCCCCCagtccatgcccccccctccccagccacaGCCTtcgccccaaccccccacctcccagcccAACTCCGTCAG CTCCggccccaccccttcccccggTGGGTTCCAGccgagcccctccccccagccgtCCCAGAGTCCAGCCACGGCCCGCACCCCCCAGAACTACGGCGTGCCCTCCCCTGGCCCCCTCAACACCCCAG GAAACCCCAGCTCAGTGATGAGCCCAGCAGGAGCGTCGCAGACAGAAGAGCAGCAGTACCTGGAGAAGCTCAAACAGCTGTCCAAGTACATCGAGCCCCTCCGCAGGATGATCAACAAGATCGACAAAAACGAAG ATCGCAAGAAGGACTTGAGCAAGATGAAGAGCTTGCTGGACATCCTGACGGACCCTTCCAAACG GTGTCCCTTGAAGACCCTGCAGAAGTGCGAAATCGCCCTGGAGAAGCTGAAGAACGACATGGCCGTG ccgaccccgcccccccctcccgtgcCCAGCACGAAGCAGCAGTACCTGTGCCAGCCCCTGCTGGACGCCGTCATGGCGAACATCCGCTCGCCCGTGTTCAACCACTCCCTGTACCGCACCTTCGCCCCCGCCATGACCGCCATCCACGGCCCGCCAATCAC GGGGCCCGTGATCGCCGCCCGAAAGCGGAAACACGAGGACGACGACCGGCAGACCATCCCCAACATCCTGCAGGGGGAGGTGGCCCGCCTCAACTCCAAATTCCTGGTGAACCTGGACCCCTCGCACTGCAGCAACAACGGGACGGTGCACCTCATCTGTAAACTGG ACGATAAAAACCTTCCCAGCGTCCCCCCCCTGCAGCTCAGCATTCCCGCAGACTACCCCGAGCAGAGCCCCCAGTGGGCTGACCACGCCCAGCAGTACG GTGCGAACCCGTTCCTGCAGACGGTCCACAGAAACATGACCTCCAAGCTCCTGCAGCTTCCTGATAAACACTCGGTGACAGCGCTGCTCAACACCTGGGCCCAGAGCGTGAGGCAGGCCTGCCTGTCCGCGGCCTAG